In Acinonyx jubatus isolate Ajub_Pintada_27869175 chromosome B3, VMU_Ajub_asm_v1.0, whole genome shotgun sequence, a genomic segment contains:
- the CB3H15orf48 gene encoding normal mucosa of esophagus-specific gene 1 protein isoform X1 — MNLFQLLRKKKELIPLVLMMTTAAGGASAFAVYSLQKTDVIIDRKKNPEPWETVDPNVPSKLITINQQWKPIEELQKVRRATK, encoded by the exons ATGAACCTCTTCCAACTcctgaggaaaaagaaggaa CTTATTCCTTTGGTGCTGATGATGACCACAGCAGCGGGTGGAGCTTCGGCTTTTGCAGTATATTCCCTTCAAAAGACTGATGTGAT caTTGAtcggaaaaaaaatccagaaccTTGGGAAACTGTGGATCCTAATGTACCTAGCAAG cttatAACAATCAACCAACAATGGAAGCCCATTGAAGAGTTGCAGAAGGTCCGAAGGGCCACCAAATGA
- the CB3H15orf48 gene encoding normal mucosa of esophagus-specific gene 1 protein isoform X2, producing MNLFQLLRKKKELIPLVLMMTTAAGGASAFAVYSLQKTDVIIDRKKNPEPWETVDPNVPSKRWEEMVLSLQILR from the exons ATGAACCTCTTCCAACTcctgaggaaaaagaaggaa CTTATTCCTTTGGTGCTGATGATGACCACAGCAGCGGGTGGAGCTTCGGCTTTTGCAGTATATTCCCTTCAAAAGACTGATGTGAT caTTGAtcggaaaaaaaatccagaaccTTGGGAAACTGTGGATCCTAATGTACCTAGCAAG AGATGGGAAGAAATGGTTCTTTCACTACAAATACTACGGTGA